From Acidobacteriota bacterium, a single genomic window includes:
- a CDS encoding carboxypeptidase regulatory-like domain-containing protein yields MLKTIVVALLPLLIFFENSAEMSLTNFNVVRRDANTGTMKKMIVARGNVSIDLDMDRLNGSATKDSSSTQFRFEAEPDSFFTVLVFNDELRGPIPSSMTIIAKDSALPGRLNSANGQLAVENLEPTEPYELAVRDPRTGFTFFYVEGHLYDYYPSDQTLYVQMGRLILSKEYATELGRPGDALATVGQISITATMRPVEVTRVVDGEVKSESMPGNAFPGTTPGPDVVVGDVNGLAQFGSQAGTQVGLALGTDSCNFGNVDLNWFALPDNDHPVIPQNLYRLSGGASNDERFEQIAQSQVKHAFTALTNNICSLGCNGVGGTRLGSGCSDPYSASLNAGPNLGSKAWINPYTGFYPRGDAATPPNNHSGHTHTGPSHRMLTEVNDLNTSLNPGATYYAEGQYVTPHEYAWCQANPTQCNMNNNVSYRRYNVTGTASPFSFSAVGSTVRQKAAINAWTGATLAEIRPAPTADGIGIVGYKVTNPSPGVWHYEYAIYNQNLDRAIQSFSVPIGGGATLTNVGFKAPPQHPAWANDGTVGSAGFSNAAWTQAPAANSMTWSSETLAQNPNANAIRWGTLYNFRFDSDRAPQTVNATVGFFKTGSPITVSVQAPSGPAVAVSVSGRVTSSTGQSVSMARVTMTDGNGVTRTALTNPFGYYRFLNVNSGASYTMGARSKEYTFTSRAVQVNDNVTNADFVAQ; encoded by the coding sequence ATGCTAAAAACCATTGTCGTAGCTTTGCTGCCTTTGCTGATCTTTTTTGAGAACAGCGCGGAAATGTCGTTAACGAACTTCAACGTGGTTCGGCGCGATGCGAACACCGGGACTATGAAGAAGATGATCGTTGCGCGCGGAAACGTTTCGATCGATCTCGATATGGACCGTTTGAATGGGTCAGCGACCAAAGATTCGTCTTCGACTCAGTTTCGTTTTGAAGCGGAACCGGACTCGTTCTTTACGGTTCTTGTTTTCAATGACGAACTGCGCGGCCCGATTCCGAGTTCGATGACCATCATCGCCAAGGATTCAGCTCTCCCGGGCAGACTAAACTCCGCGAACGGACAGTTGGCGGTCGAGAATCTGGAGCCGACGGAACCGTACGAGCTTGCGGTTCGCGACCCGCGCACCGGTTTCACCTTTTTCTACGTCGAGGGCCATCTTTACGATTATTACCCGAGCGATCAGACGCTCTATGTCCAGATGGGCCGCTTGATCCTTTCGAAGGAATACGCGACCGAACTCGGACGTCCGGGTGACGCATTGGCAACGGTCGGTCAGATCTCGATCACGGCGACGATGCGTCCGGTCGAAGTGACGCGAGTTGTTGATGGCGAAGTCAAATCCGAGTCGATGCCGGGCAACGCCTTCCCGGGCACCACTCCGGGACCGGACGTCGTCGTCGGTGACGTTAACGGCCTCGCTCAGTTCGGGTCGCAAGCGGGGACACAGGTCGGTCTCGCGCTGGGGACGGACTCCTGCAACTTCGGAAATGTCGATCTCAATTGGTTCGCTTTGCCGGATAACGACCATCCGGTCATCCCGCAGAACCTTTATCGTTTGAGCGGCGGCGCGTCGAACGACGAGCGCTTCGAGCAGATCGCTCAATCGCAGGTCAAGCACGCCTTTACTGCGCTGACGAACAACATCTGCAGCCTCGGTTGCAACGGTGTCGGCGGAACGCGTCTTGGTTCAGGATGCTCGGATCCGTATTCGGCGAGTTTGAATGCCGGTCCGAACCTCGGTTCAAAGGCTTGGATCAATCCGTACACCGGCTTTTATCCGCGCGGCGACGCTGCCACTCCTCCGAACAATCATTCGGGCCACACGCATACCGGTCCTTCGCACCGTATGCTGACCGAGGTCAACGATCTCAACACGTCGTTGAACCCCGGGGCGACTTACTACGCCGAAGGCCAGTACGTCACGCCGCACGAGTACGCGTGGTGCCAGGCGAATCCGACGCAGTGCAATATGAACAACAACGTGTCGTACCGGCGCTACAACGTCACGGGAACGGCAAGTCCGTTCAGTTTCTCGGCGGTGGGCTCTACGGTGAGACAGAAGGCGGCGATCAATGCGTGGACGGGCGCGACCTTGGCTGAAATCCGGCCTGCCCCGACCGCCGACGGCATCGGCATCGTCGGGTACAAGGTGACGAATCCGTCGCCGGGCGTCTGGCATTACGAATACGCGATCTACAACCAGAATCTCGATCGCGCGATTCAGTCGTTCAGCGTCCCCATCGGCGGCGGCGCAACGCTCACGAACGTCGGTTTCAAGGCTCCGCCGCAACATCCGGCCTGGGCAAACGACGGAACGGTCGGAAGCGCCGGGTTCAGCAATGCGGCCTGGACGCAGGCTCCGGCGGCAAATTCGATGACCTGGAGTTCTGAAACGCTGGCGCAGAATCCCAATGCCAACGCAATTCGCTGGGGAACGCTCTACAACTTCCGATTCGATTCGGATCGCGCCCCGCAGACGGTCAACGCGACTGTCGGATTCTTCAAGACGGGCAGTCCGATCACGGTTTCCGTCCAGGCACCGAGCGGTCCCGCAGTCGCGGTTTCGGTTTCGGGTCGAGTTACTTCGTCGACGGGACAAAGCGTGTCGATGGCCCGCGTGACGATGACCGACGGCAACGGAGTTACGCGTACGGCGCTGACGAATCCATTCGGCTACTATCGCTTTTTGAACGTGAACTCGGGCGCGAGCTACACGATGGGAGCAAGATCGAAGGAATACACCTTCACGTCGCGGGCGGTTCAAGTCAACGACAATGTCACAAACGCCGACTTTGTGGCCCAGTAG
- a CDS encoding CbbQ/NirQ/NorQ/GpvN family protein: MELAVEKYRVENEPYYLPIKQEIELFEAAYAARLPVMLKGPTGCGKTRFVEYMAYRMGRPLITVACHEDLSSTDLVGRFLLEGEETVWHDGPLTTAVRAGAICYLDEVVEARKDTVVIIHPLTDDRRRLPIEKRGTIVEAPPEFMLVVSYNPGYQSILKDLKQSTRQRFVAMEFDYPSPEAEAEIVAKEGAIDLETAQDLVKIGQKVRNLRGHGLEEGVSTRLLIYAAQMIAKGISPIAAAEVAICSPITDDRELQRSIREIVTTII; this comes from the coding sequence ATGGAACTTGCGGTTGAGAAATACAGAGTCGAGAACGAACCTTATTATTTGCCGATCAAACAGGAAATCGAACTGTTTGAAGCGGCATACGCGGCGCGTCTGCCGGTTATGCTCAAAGGGCCGACGGGATGTGGAAAGACGCGATTTGTCGAGTATATGGCGTACAGAATGGGACGTCCGTTGATTACTGTCGCGTGCCACGAAGATCTGTCATCGACCGACCTCGTCGGACGTTTCTTGCTCGAAGGCGAAGAAACCGTGTGGCACGACGGACCTTTGACCACCGCGGTTCGTGCCGGAGCCATCTGCTATCTCGACGAAGTCGTCGAGGCCCGAAAGGACACGGTCGTCATAATCCACCCTCTGACCGACGACAGGCGGCGTTTGCCGATCGAAAAGCGCGGCACGATCGTCGAAGCGCCTCCGGAATTCATGCTCGTTGTTTCATATAATCCCGGATACCAGTCGATCTTGAAGGATCTGAAGCAATCGACGCGGCAGCGCTTCGTGGCGATGGAATTCGATTATCCGTCACCGGAAGCCGAAGCCGAGATCGTCGCAAAGGAAGGAGCCATAGATCTCGAAACGGCGCAGGATCTGGTCAAAATAGGTCAGAAGGTCCGAAATCTGCGCGGCCACGGTCTCGAAGAGGGCGTCTCCACGCGCCTTCTGATCTACGCCGCCCAAATGATCGCCAAGGGCATTTCGCCGATCGCCGCCGCCGAGGTCGCGATCTGCTCGCCGATCACCGACGACCGGGAACTCCAACGCAGCATACGCGAGATCGTGACGACAATAATTTAG
- a CDS encoding VCBS repeat-containing protein, translated as MKKVKLFAVIVFAGAALMFGLFKTSPTASGQTSLATPTGFSATTNRYNNKVGLYWDAIRGATNYRVLRSTTNNSATATDIGTTAANFFFDSTATAGQTFFYWVRAENQSTTSGLTPAAQGVRAIATNQGPVPPLEPPPPGPPANPMTAAKAYLGKALFWDEQLSATRTVSCGSCHRAGTGGSDPRSLVTLFSSKNPGSDSLFNTPDDVVGSPGVPLNNADGTYSWSTNFGFRTQVTGRKANSHINAAYAPVLFWDGRASGTFRDPVTNNIVINNGGALESQAVGPPVSSVEMGHGTSNWTLLAGQISTAKPLVLTTDVPVALETWIGGRTYPELFQEAFGTSDVTPSRIAMAIASYERTLFSDQTPLDLDNAGITPLPPAENRGRGVFGGTQCAVCHAGNLLTNNSFQNIGLRPAGEDTGRFQVTGAQNNIGQFRVPGLRNVALRSSFMHNGKFSTLEEVIEFYNRGGDFRNEPNFAAGLVQPRNLNPGQKADLAAFLRNSLVDARVRNELPPFDAPRPFADTNRVPVIVGTGIAGSNSLVPQAFAIEPPLVGNPSFTVAVSSALGNANVVLVVDETDPGATSTIPATGNFARVALTTQGTGAGNGFASVSLAIPDNAALVGRTFFGRWYVTDPGAAGGVAVSQAFRFTAFGTASRSQGGFVDFDGDGKTDVSIVRPGVAEWWYLRSSDGVNRAFQFGSATDTMAPADFTGDGKTDIAVFRPGTGEWYVMRSEDASFYSFPFGASGDIPAPGDFDADGKADAAVFRPSNATWYVQRSSDNGTTIQQFGANGDVPQVGDYDGDGRADMAIYRPSVGQWWLNRSTAGVIAATFGISSDKPMARDFTGDGKTDLAFWRPSSGESGSC; from the coding sequence ATGAAGAAAGTTAAACTATTCGCAGTTATTGTTTTTGCCGGAGCGGCATTGATGTTTGGGCTATTCAAGACGTCTCCGACGGCGTCGGGGCAGACATCGTTGGCGACGCCGACGGGATTTTCAGCGACGACAAATCGTTATAACAACAAGGTCGGGCTGTATTGGGACGCGATCCGCGGGGCGACGAATTACAGGGTACTTCGTAGTACCACAAATAATTCGGCAACGGCGACCGACATCGGAACGACGGCAGCCAATTTCTTTTTCGACTCAACGGCAACGGCCGGCCAGACATTTTTCTATTGGGTTCGTGCCGAGAACCAGTCGACGACGAGCGGCTTGACGCCGGCGGCGCAGGGCGTGCGCGCGATCGCGACTAATCAAGGACCGGTTCCGCCGCTTGAGCCGCCGCCACCCGGACCGCCTGCGAATCCGATGACCGCTGCCAAGGCATATCTCGGCAAAGCGCTCTTCTGGGACGAGCAGTTGTCGGCCACGCGAACCGTGTCCTGCGGCTCTTGTCACCGAGCGGGCACCGGCGGCAGCGATCCGCGTTCACTGGTCACTCTTTTCAGTTCAAAGAACCCGGGAAGCGACAGCCTCTTCAACACCCCCGACGATGTCGTCGGTTCGCCGGGCGTTCCGCTCAACAACGCGGACGGCACATACAGCTGGTCGACGAATTTCGGTTTTCGCACACAGGTGACGGGCCGCAAGGCGAATTCGCACATCAATGCGGCATACGCACCCGTTCTTTTCTGGGACGGCCGCGCTTCGGGCACTTTCCGCGATCCGGTGACGAACAATATCGTCATCAACAACGGTGGCGCGCTTGAAAGTCAAGCGGTCGGTCCCCCGGTCAGTTCGGTGGAAATGGGACACGGAACAAGCAACTGGACGCTGCTTGCCGGTCAGATCTCGACCGCTAAACCTCTGGTCCTGACGACCGATGTCCCGGTCGCCCTTGAGACGTGGATCGGCGGCCGCACTTATCCGGAACTTTTCCAGGAAGCTTTCGGAACGTCGGATGTGACGCCTTCGCGGATTGCAATGGCGATCGCCTCGTATGAACGCACGCTTTTCTCCGATCAAACGCCGCTGGACCTCGACAACGCCGGAATCACGCCACTGCCGCCCGCCGAGAATCGCGGACGGGGTGTGTTTGGCGGTACGCAGTGCGCGGTCTGTCACGCCGGCAATCTGCTGACCAACAACTCATTCCAGAATATCGGCTTGCGACCCGCAGGCGAGGATACCGGACGCTTTCAGGTTACCGGAGCGCAGAACAACATCGGACAGTTTCGTGTGCCGGGCTTGAGAAACGTCGCTCTGCGTTCATCTTTTATGCACAACGGCAAGTTCTCGACCCTGGAAGAGGTAATCGAGTTTTACAACCGCGGCGGCGATTTTCGAAACGAACCGAATTTTGCGGCCGGCCTCGTTCAGCCGAGGAATTTGAATCCCGGCCAGAAGGCTGATCTCGCGGCTTTTCTTCGAAACTCGCTGGTTGACGCGCGTGTCCGCAATGAACTGCCGCCGTTTGATGCGCCGCGTCCGTTTGCTGACACGAATCGCGTTCCGGTGATCGTCGGAACGGGAATCGCCGGATCGAATTCGTTGGTTCCGCAGGCATTTGCCATTGAACCGCCGCTTGTCGGAAACCCGAGCTTCACGGTCGCGGTTTCGAGCGCACTCGGCAATGCGAACGTGGTTCTGGTCGTCGATGAGACCGATCCGGGAGCGACGTCGACAATTCCTGCGACCGGCAACTTTGCGCGCGTTGCGTTGACGACCCAGGGCACTGGCGCGGGAAACGGATTCGCCTCGGTGAGTTTGGCGATCCCGGACAATGCCGCTCTGGTGGGTCGAACATTCTTTGGTCGATGGTATGTCACGGATCCGGGCGCGGCCGGCGGCGTCGCGGTTTCGCAGGCGTTCCGCTTCACGGCTTTTGGAACTGCGTCACGTAGTCAGGGCGGTTTCGTTGACTTCGACGGTGACGGCAAGACCGATGTCTCGATCGTTCGCCCGGGCGTTGCGGAATGGTGGTACCTGCGCAGTTCAGACGGCGTGAACCGCGCGTTCCAGTTCGGCTCGGCGACCGACACGATGGCGCCGGCTGACTTCACCGGCGACGGCAAAACCGACATTGCGGTATTCCGTCCCGGAACGGGAGAATGGTACGTGATGCGCAGCGAGGACGCGAGTTTCTACTCGTTCCCGTTCGGCGCGTCGGGCGATATTCCGGCGCCGGGCGATTTCGATGCCGACGGCAAGGCCGACGCGGCGGTGTTCAGGCCTTCGAACGCGACGTGGTACGTGCAGCGTTCGTCGGATAACGGGACGACGATCCAGCAGTTCGGCGCCAACGGCGACGTTCCGCAGGTCGGCGATTACGACGGCGACGGCCGCGCCGATATGGCGATCTATCGTCCGAGCGTCGGCCAATGGTGGCTGAACCGTTCGACGGCGGGCGTCATCGCGGCGACGTTCGGGATTTCGTCCGACAAGCCGATGGCACGCGACTTCACCGGCGACGGCAAGACGGACCTTGCGTTCTGGCGGCCTTCGTCGGGCGAGAGTGGTTCGTGTTGA
- a CDS encoding RNA polymerase sigma factor: MDQILNASNSNAVEAVTDEELVQAVLAGDEAAFAVLFERYKRLVVHLVGRFFNQRELVEEFSQVVFTKAYFSLKNFRGGQEKSFTSWISRVTVNVCYDELRRRQRRPEDLFAELGTAESEYIENVAANGSLESENDLVNRDLAEKLLAGLDAKDRLAVTLFHGEEMSIKEVANAVGWSESNVKVRLMRTRSYLRSLIERLG; the protein is encoded by the coding sequence TTGGACCAGATTCTGAACGCGAGCAATTCGAACGCCGTCGAGGCGGTTACCGATGAGGAACTGGTGCAGGCGGTTCTGGCAGGTGACGAAGCGGCGTTCGCGGTGCTGTTCGAGCGTTACAAACGGCTGGTCGTCCACCTTGTCGGACGGTTTTTCAATCAACGGGAACTGGTCGAAGAGTTTTCGCAGGTGGTCTTTACGAAGGCTTATTTCTCATTGAAGAATTTTCGGGGCGGACAGGAGAAATCTTTCACCTCCTGGATTTCAAGGGTCACCGTCAACGTCTGTTACGACGAACTTCGACGGCGGCAAAGACGGCCCGAAGATCTTTTCGCAGAACTTGGAACGGCCGAATCGGAATACATCGAGAACGTTGCCGCAAATGGTTCCTTAGAAAGCGAAAATGATCTCGTCAATCGTGATCTTGCGGAAAAACTTCTCGCGGGACTCGATGCCAAGGACCGGCTCGCCGTCACGCTCTTTCACGGCGAGGAGATGTCGATCAAAGAGGTCGCCAACGCGGTCGGTTGGTCTGAGAGCAATGTCAAGGTTCGCCTGATGCGGACACGCAGTTATCTACGTTCATTAATTGAAAGGTTGGGTTGA
- a CDS encoding DUF72 domain-containing protein: MESEIPNPKPKIVVGCQGWNYDDWTTRSPDSPVFYPRGTRSGEMLGFYSKAFGTTEIDSTFYAIPPASNIENWYRKTSDDFTFSPKMPQEITHEMRLSEDAFPILDGFCERIRGLGRKLAVCLIQLPPQFEANRPNAIRLRQFLERLPRDIRFAVEFRRREWFVDWTYDELARNGATPALVEGKWIPRETIFAAARRIRGEFSYVRFMGERDLTSFDRICRSRDDQLPEWARAIESLETPETFIYFSNLYEGHAPESARKLSVLLGLPNVDPKSLDDQRALF; encoded by the coding sequence ATGGAATCCGAAATCCCAAATCCGAAACCCAAGATCGTCGTTGGATGTCAGGGCTGGAATTATGACGATTGGACGACCAGATCGCCGGACTCGCCCGTCTTTTACCCGCGGGGAACACGTTCGGGCGAGATGCTCGGATTCTATTCGAAAGCGTTTGGGACGACCGAGATAGACTCGACCTTTTACGCGATCCCCCCGGCATCGAATATCGAAAACTGGTATCGAAAGACGTCCGACGATTTCACTTTCTCGCCAAAAATGCCGCAGGAGATCACGCACGAAATGCGGCTCAGCGAGGACGCCTTTCCGATTCTTGACGGGTTTTGCGAACGGATCCGCGGGCTCGGCCGGAAGCTCGCCGTCTGTCTGATCCAATTGCCGCCGCAGTTTGAAGCCAACCGCCCGAATGCGATCAGACTGCGGCAATTCCTGGAACGTCTGCCGCGTGACATTCGGTTTGCCGTCGAATTTCGCCGGCGCGAATGGTTTGTCGATTGGACATACGATGAACTCGCAAGAAACGGAGCGACGCCGGCGTTGGTCGAGGGAAAATGGATTCCGCGCGAAACGATCTTTGCGGCGGCCCGGCGAATTCGCGGCGAATTCTCCTACGTCCGCTTTATGGGCGAGCGCGATCTGACGTCGTTCGATCGGATCTGTCGCAGCCGCGATGACCAACTGCCTGAATGGGCGCGCGCGATCGAGTCGCTCGAAACTCCCGAGACGTTCATTTATTTCAGCAATCTTTACGAAGGCCACGCACCCGAAAGCGCGCGAAAACTCTCGGTTTTGTTGGGACTTCCAAACGTCGACCCGAAAAGCCTCGACGATCAACGCGCGTTGTTTTGA
- a CDS encoding conditioned medium factor: MRISMKVFLCMLVAATAVTAFGQKTRATTANEFKKLAGAADEIASLRLPNPAETGLSSKSAMLPIREGFQSIDIPVETAENFQVMIIARNGEMFDVKATLPGGERLNPRLESAFAERTETTYGLGGTSYPAEVFKFGKLGSGILRLEIETPKDGLAGDSTVGYLVSSSDSPYRLYSFVNTNQTVKGREIGVVARMYDVSTGDLLASSGTIANSQIEIRTPSGAIAKFDMFDDGAHADGLAGDGTFAGVFVPRESGNFILQVATTGRTGTGEGFLRTGEHVINVAESGAEFSGDAFVRQSDESRFAIDLPVAGLRSGQKVIAYAEVWGQDSESAVAWIGGMTIVKRGFSARQSIVPVSVDARWLARSGEKGGYELRNVRLQDADGTVTLGTAGRILLPEIKIPESLKSSYFGEITDDMRTGKRPAVTVDNAVGGKLMLIHGYCSGGNTFPASQFSNNIVFNDPNQNRTHDQFANLIKNFGAAYPSFGAVAHSQGGAATLHLYTYYWSGLDYATGPGTRLIQSVGTPYQGTALAGNLALLGQIFGAGCGSNANLSYSGAASWLAGIPSSARAKVFYHTTSFTDVWWRYDYCNLATDPFLSDPEDGVVERSYAQLSGANNLGHKTGWCHTSGMRDPAQTGDSSRNSNMNSNAMR, translated from the coding sequence ATGCGAATATCGATGAAGGTCTTTTTGTGTATGCTCGTCGCGGCAACGGCCGTGACGGCGTTCGGGCAGAAAACACGGGCGACTACGGCCAATGAGTTCAAAAAGCTTGCGGGTGCGGCCGACGAGATCGCCTCGCTTCGTTTGCCGAATCCGGCCGAGACGGGCTTGAGCTCGAAATCGGCGATGTTGCCGATCCGCGAAGGATTTCAGTCGATCGATATTCCGGTCGAAACCGCCGAGAACTTCCAGGTGATGATCATTGCCCGGAACGGCGAGATGTTCGACGTCAAGGCGACATTGCCGGGCGGCGAACGGCTCAATCCGCGGCTCGAATCGGCGTTCGCCGAGAGAACCGAAACGACATACGGACTCGGCGGCACTAGTTACCCTGCGGAAGTGTTCAAATTCGGAAAACTCGGTTCGGGGATCCTGAGACTGGAGATCGAAACGCCGAAGGACGGACTCGCGGGTGATTCGACGGTCGGATATCTTGTCTCTTCGAGCGATTCGCCGTATCGGCTCTACTCGTTTGTGAACACCAACCAGACGGTCAAAGGACGAGAGATCGGCGTCGTCGCGCGAATGTACGATGTGTCGACCGGCGACCTTCTCGCTTCTTCGGGAACGATCGCGAACTCGCAGATCGAGATCCGCACGCCGTCGGGCGCAATTGCGAAATTCGATATGTTTGACGACGGCGCTCACGCGGACGGGCTTGCGGGCGACGGAACCTTCGCCGGCGTGTTTGTTCCGCGCGAGTCCGGCAATTTCATCCTCCAGGTCGCGACGACCGGAAGGACCGGGACGGGCGAGGGGTTTTTGCGAACGGGCGAGCACGTGATCAACGTTGCCGAATCCGGAGCAGAGTTCTCGGGCGACGCATTTGTTCGTCAGTCGGACGAATCCCGTTTCGCAATCGATTTGCCGGTCGCGGGGCTTCGCTCCGGTCAGAAGGTGATTGCCTATGCTGAGGTTTGGGGGCAGGATTCGGAATCGGCCGTCGCTTGGATCGGCGGGATGACGATCGTCAAAAGAGGATTTTCCGCGCGTCAGTCCATCGTGCCGGTTTCGGTCGACGCGCGTTGGCTCGCACGTTCGGGAGAGAAGGGCGGCTACGAACTCCGAAACGTCCGTCTTCAGGATGCCGACGGAACTGTTACGTTGGGAACCGCCGGCAGAATACTCTTGCCGGAGATAAAGATTCCGGAATCGCTGAAATCGAGCTACTTTGGAGAGATCACGGATGATATGCGCACAGGGAAACGTCCCGCGGTGACCGTCGACAATGCGGTCGGCGGGAAACTGATGCTGATCCACGGGTACTGTTCGGGCGGCAACACGTTTCCGGCGTCGCAGTTCTCGAACAACATCGTGTTCAACGATCCGAACCAGAACCGGACGCACGATCAGTTCGCCAACCTGATCAAGAACTTTGGCGCCGCCTATCCGTCGTTCGGCGCGGTCGCGCACAGTCAGGGCGGGGCGGCGACGCTTCATCTTTACACTTATTACTGGAGCGGCCTCGATTATGCGACCGGACCCGGAACACGTCTGATCCAGTCGGTCGGAACGCCGTATCAAGGAACGGCTCTAGCCGGGAATCTCGCCTTGCTTGGGCAGATCTTCGGCGCCGGCTGCGGATCGAATGCCAATCTCAGCTATTCGGGCGCGGCCTCGTGGCTCGCGGGGATTCCGTCTTCGGCGCGTGCGAAGGTCTTCTATCACACGACGTCGTTCACCGATGTCTGGTGGCGCTATGACTACTGCAATCTGGCGACCGATCCGTTCCTTTCAGATCCCGAAGACGGCGTCGTCGAGCGCAGTTACGCGCAACTCTCGGGCGCAAACAATCTCGGCCACAAGACCGGGTGGTGCCATACTTCGGGAATGCGGGATCCGGCGCAGACGGGCGATTCGTCGCGCAATTCGAATATGAACTCGAATGCGATGAGATAA
- a CDS encoding aspartate aminotransferase family protein produces MNPTEKKSTVSEAVRKHKEFLFPAVANYYQEPVELVRGEGEHVWDSDGNRYLDCFGGVLTVSVGHANPKVNEAIIEQTKKLQHTSTLYAHENQSNLAEKLAEITPGNLKKSFFTSSGTEADDTAVFAAKVATGRHEIVVLRHSYSGRSATALSHVGHSTWRPLPAQVAGVVHAHAPYCYRCPFKLEYPSCDVACARDIKELIQTTTTGEIAAFMAEPILGVGGFITPPKEYFEIAYGIAREHGGVCIADEVQTAWGRTGDKWFGIEHWGVEPDIITSAKGMGNGVPIGWTIATPEIADKFPGLTFATFGGNPVSMAAGLAIVKLIEDEDLRTNCRVVGDYLSERLHELKEKYQVIGDIRGKGLMQGIELVVDRQTKEPNSQAVLTVFEETKRRGVLIGKGGLYGNVIRTGMMLNSTKDNVDELIAALDHGFAMV; encoded by the coding sequence ATGAATCCGACCGAAAAAAAATCAACCGTCTCAGAAGCCGTCCGCAAGCATAAAGAATTCCTGTTTCCGGCCGTTGCGAACTATTACCAGGAACCCGTCGAACTCGTCCGCGGCGAGGGCGAGCACGTCTGGGACAGCGACGGCAACCGCTATCTCGACTGTTTCGGCGGCGTGCTGACCGTCAGCGTCGGTCACGCGAATCCGAAGGTCAATGAAGCGATTATCGAACAGACGAAAAAACTTCAGCATACTTCGACTCTCTACGCCCACGAAAACCAATCGAATCTGGCGGAAAAACTCGCCGAGATCACCCCCGGAAATCTTAAGAAATCGTTCTTCACGTCGAGCGGGACCGAGGCCGACGATACCGCCGTTTTCGCCGCCAAGGTCGCGACCGGCCGGCACGAGATCGTCGTTTTGCGTCACAGCTATTCGGGCCGCAGCGCGACGGCGCTGTCGCACGTCGGACATTCGACGTGGCGTCCGCTTCCGGCGCAGGTCGCCGGCGTTGTCCACGCCCACGCGCCTTACTGCTATCGCTGCCCGTTCAAACTCGAATATCCGTCGTGCGACGTCGCCTGCGCCAGGGACATCAAGGAACTGATCCAAACGACGACGACCGGCGAGATCGCGGCGTTTATGGCCGAACCGATACTCGGCGTCGGCGGATTCATCACGCCGCCGAAAGAGTATTTCGAGATCGCCTACGGCATCGCGCGCGAGCACGGCGGCGTCTGCATTGCGGACGAGGTCCAGACCGCCTGGGGCCGAACCGGCGACAAATGGTTCGGGATCGAGCATTGGGGCGTCGAACCCGACATCATCACGTCGGCCAAAGGAATGGGCAACGGCGTCCCTATCGGCTGGACGATCGCGACGCCCGAGATCGCCGACAAGTTTCCGGGATTGACGTTTGCAACCTTCGGCGGAAATCCCGTTTCGATGGCCGCCGGGCTGGCGATCGTGAAATTGATCGAGGACGAGGATCTGCGAACGAATTGCCGTGTCGTCGGCGACTATCTCAGCGAACGGCTGCACGAGCTGAAGGAAAAATACCAGGTCATCGGCGACATCCGCGGCAAGGGATTGATGCAGGGAATCGAACTCGTCGTCGATCGGCAAACGAAAGAACCGAATTCGCAGGCCGTGCTCACGGTCTTCGAAGAAACCAAGCGCCGCGGCGTCCTGATCGGCAAAGGCGGTCTCTACGGCAACGTCATCCGCACGGGAATGATGCTCAATTCGACGAAGGACAATGTCGACGAATTGATCGCTGCGCTCGATCACGGTTTTGCGATGGTTTGA
- a CDS encoding DUF4256 domain-containing protein translates to MKDKQMSSPDREELLSVLQKRFAENMNRHQGLEWDDVRAKLEANGEKLRSLSEMERTGGEPDVVGFDESTGEFIFFDCSAESPKGRRSVCYDRDAWESRKEHKPENNGIGMATEMGIEILTEAEYRQLQELGQFDLKTSSWISTPPDIRNLGGALFCDRRFGHVFVYHNGAESYYAARGFRGSLRV, encoded by the coding sequence ATGAAAGACAAACAGATGTCATCACCGGATCGCGAAGAATTACTCAGCGTATTACAGAAGCGATTTGCGGAAAATATGAACCGCCATCAGGGTCTTGAATGGGACGATGTGCGGGCAAAACTCGAAGCGAACGGTGAAAAACTTAGATCGCTCAGTGAAATGGAAAGAACCGGCGGCGAGCCGGACGTTGTCGGGTTCGATGAGTCGACCGGCGAGTTCATATTTTTCGACTGCTCGGCCGAAAGCCCGAAGGGCCGGCGAAGCGTTTGCTACGACCGCGACGCCTGGGAGTCCAGGAAGGAACATAAGCCGGAAAACAATGGGATCGGAATGGCGACGGAAATGGGGATTGAGATCCTGACCGAGGCCGAATACCGTCAGCTACAAGAACTCGGCCAATTCGATTTGAAGACGTCGAGTTGGATCAGCACGCCTCCCGACATCAGAAACCTCGGCGGCGCGCTCTTTTGCGACCGCCGCTTCGGGCACGTCTTCGTCTATCACAACGGCGCAGAATCTTACTACGCCGCCCGAGGGTTCCGCGGTTCGCTAAGAGTTTGA